A single window of Gadus morhua chromosome 22, gadMor3.0, whole genome shotgun sequence DNA harbors:
- the chtopa gene encoding chromatin target of PRMT1a, which yields MTAPSSQKVVLKSTTKVSLNERFTNMLKNKAPSVVSVRATMQQQHLASARNRRLAQQMENRPSVQAALHYKQSLKQRLGKSNIQARLGRPIGALMRAGGAAGRGGMQGITRGSLRGRIRGAARGALGLRGKRISAGLIHIRGRGVSGRAMLRGVQRGGPLSRGAGRGLGVRGRGVLRGRGGFPARGGRGRGRGRIVGRASSLTREQLDNQLDAYMSKTKGHLDAELDAYMAQADTDGME from the exons ATGACCGCCCCCTCTTCCCAAAAAGTCGTGCTCAAAAGCACCACCAAAGTATCTCTAAACGAGCG CTTCACTAACATGCTGAAGAACAAGGCGCCCTCAGTGGTGAGTGTGCGAGCCACAATGCAGCAACAACACCTGGCCAGTGCACGTAACCGTCGGCTAGCCCAGCAAATGGAAAACCGACCATCGGTGCAAGCTGCACTGCACTACAAGCAG AGCCTGAAGCAGCGCTTGGGGAAAAGCAACATTCAGGCACGGCTGGGCCGACCTATTGGGGCACTGATGCGTGCAGGAGGCGCTGCCGGTCGAGGAGGGATGCAAGGAATTACCAGGGGCAGTCTTCGAGGGCGCATCCGAGGAGCAGCTCGGGGTGCTTTGGGCCTCAGAG GGAAGCGCATTTCAGCAGGCCTGATTCACATCCGTGGTCGTGGTGTTTCAGGACGAGCTATGCTGCGGGGAGTGCAAAGGGGAGGGCCTCTCTCTCGAGGAGCCGGACGAGGACTGGGtgttagag GTCGCGGTGTTCTGCGAGGACGTGGTGGCTTCCCTGCTCGAGGTGGTCGGGGTCGTGGGCGAGGCAGAATAGTTGGTCGCGCCTCCTCTCTAACCCGGGAACAGCTGGACAATCAGTTGGATGCCTACATGTCGAAAACCAAGGGCCACCTCGATGCTGAACTGGATGCATACATGGCCCAGGCAGACACTGATGGCATGGAGTGA
- the snapin gene encoding SNARE-associated protein Snapin produces the protein MAALAMDEPASEKDAIAEGLLDLLKPSVQQLDLHVHSMRESQVELREHIDNLASELGRINEHQKVSLDLDPYVKKLLNARRRVVLVNNILQNAQERLRRLNHNVAKETARRKTMLEASGAFITRPSGKP, from the exons ATGGCGGCGTTAGCGATGGACGAACCTGCGTCTGAAAAAGATGCGATTGCAGAGGGATTGCTTGACCTTTTGAAGCCGTCTGTACAGCAGCTCGATTTACATGTACACTCAATGAG AGAGAGCCAGGTGGAGTTGAGAGAGCACATTGACAATCTAGCCTCAG AACTTGGCCGAATAAATGAGCACCAGAAGGTTTCACTAGACCTTGACCCATATGTGAAGAAACTGCTTAACGCAAGACGCAGAGTTGTGCTAGTAAACAACATACTGCAAAATGCCCAG GAACGACTGAGGCGACTAAACCATAATGTAGCCAAGGAGACCGCACGACGAAAAACGATGCTGGAGGCATCGGGAGCATTCATCACACGTCCATCCGGCAAACCATGA